In a single window of the Biomphalaria glabrata chromosome 5, xgBioGlab47.1, whole genome shotgun sequence genome:
- the LOC106064967 gene encoding patched domain-containing protein 3-like isoform X2 gives MPMTINNVEILSYKDLNDKEAEMTYSQEPVPLLTKDVPLVQYKCEERRDEFTMKCLWNCHRFFLRCFYHYGYFLASHPAWFLILPIVMCTVLAVGFIKYSPERDVEVLYAPINSRAVQDRQKVMDTFPDLSATNYQAFSLNKLLSQGVVIFKSRNDMSILTPEVLQELEAFRDDVMALRVLNDKYNFTFEEVCLRRANQANCVFEGDILLAPYFKLSLRDGNVTYPLWRFGNQGLDLSLYISNVNLTHNVFLKSAGSVKLTFPLRQDTPEMKAMSSAWEAKFLEFMKEANYSSLEAAFSTSQSLNIELDKGTKGDILYFSLTFTLMITYACLVSAGGDCISTRAFLASAGVFAAGVGIMGAFGLITYAGVSFVNIVGVMPFLTLGIGVDDMFLLMGTWSETTAVKGLTIPERIGLVFKKAGVGITITSLTDCLAFAVGSMSVFKSVQNFCIYTGAGVLLCYICNATFFAACLTYHGRRVYSGLHTVTCKKVESRATLKNEGNGCVYAYMCGGSIPEGPNDDQSVCEKAPKFLLTNFVLFKPIRIIILIFFAIYLGVSIWGCTKLEQGLELKHLVLESSYFHKFQVWDTEEFGSKLPIAFVTIGEKDYKDPRTLENIVNLLTETKKDKFIDKYIDNCWLQALKQTPFYNNTDDDVFFDGLNRFLFYRPGFRNDIVFGEDNKSIIASRCHAYSLKITDSNDQASLMTRMRDLADSSSANVFAYHPAFVYFEQYLSIMSSTLQTVGVTLAVMFVVTCVFIPQPMIVVIVMVQVVMIVTGIFGFMAHWGLTLSSVTMIHLIMSVGFSVDFCAHVCTAYIVSEEKSREDRARDAIVHASGPIFNGGVSSILGVVMLYFTESYIFQSFFKIMVLVIGFGVLHAVFLIPVVLAYFGPSTYVDLEDRMSQSPTSNSVNPQDALNDHNQASIKGSAASSVVSNKKKKNSTASSKLSNKEINLQDFLPDNHSEKSGL, from the exons AATTCACCATGAAATGTCTCTGGAATTGTCACCGGTTCTTCCTGAGGTGCTTCTACCACTATGGCTACTTCCTTGCCAGCCATCCAGCTTGGTTTTTGATCTTGCCAATCGTCATGTGCACCGTCCTAGCCGTGGGGTTTATAAAGTATAGCCCAGAACGAGATGTAG AAGTTTTGTACGCACCAATCAACTCAAGGGCTGTACAAGATCGGCAAAAAGTAATGGACACATTCCCTGACCTCTCGGCTACCAACTATCAGGCATTCAGTCTTAACAAACTTTTGTCTCAAGGTGTCGTCATATTTAAAAGTAGAAATGATATGTCTATACTGACTCCAGAAGTACTGCAAGAACTTGAA GCTTTCCGAGATGATGTCATGGCACTCAGAGTGCTCAatgataaatataattttacatttgaaGAAGTTTGTTTACGCAGAGCCAATCAGGCAAACTGTGTGTTTGAAGGAGACATTTTGTTAGCTCCATATTTCAA ATTGTCATTGAGGGATGGCAATGTGACGTATCCATTGTGGAGGTTTGGCAATCAGGGCTTGGACTTAAGTTTGTACATCAGCAATGTCAACCTAACCCACAATGTTTTCCTGAAATCTGCTGGCAGTGTAAAGCTTACATTTCCCCTGAGGCAGGACACGCCAGAGATGAAAGCCATGTCATCAGCCTGGGAGGCCAAATTTTTAGAGTTCATGAAAGAGGCTAATTATTCCAGTCTAGAG GCTGCCTTCTCCACATCTCAATCTCTCAATATAGAGTTAGACAAAGGAACTAAAGGAGACATTTTATACTTTTCCTTGACCTTCACCTTGATGATAACTTATGCCTGTTTAGTCAGTGCAG gtGGTGACTGTATTTCTACCAGAGCTTTTCTCGCTAGTGCAGGAGTTTTTGCTGCTGGTGTTGGAATTATGGGAGCTTTTGGTTTGATAACATACGCTGGTGTTAGTTTTGTCAATATAGTTGGAGTGATGCCATTTTTAACACTTG GCATAGGTGTGGATGATATGTTTCTGTTAATGGGGACATGGAGTGAAACTACAGCAGTCAAAGGCTTAACAATCCCAGAGAGAATTGGACTTGTTTTCAAAAAGGCTGGTGTTGGAATTACCATAACATCAT TGACTGACTGTCTGGCATTTGCCGTTGGCTCCATGAGTGTCTTCAAGAGTGTGCAGAACTTTTGTATCTACACAG GTGCTGGTGTGCTTCTTTGTTACATTTGTAATGCCACCTTTTTTGCTGCATGTCTGACATATCATGGGCGACGGGTCTATTCTGGCCTGCACACTGTAACCTGTAAGAAAGTGGAGTCAAGGGCTACGCTGAAAAATGAAGGTAATGGATGTGTCTATGCCTACATGTGTGGAGGGTCCATACCTGAGGGACCTAATGATGACCAAAGTGTATGTGAAAAAGCGCCAAAGTTTTTACTTACCAA TTTTGTCTTGTTCAAGCCAATTCGAATTATTATCCTGATTTTCTTTGCTATATACTTGGGTGTGTCAATTTGGGGCTGCACTAAGCTAGAGCAGGGCCTGGAACTCAAGCACCTTGTTTTGGAATCTTCCTATTTTCATAAGTTCCAG GTATGGGATACAGAAGAATTTGGTTCAAAACTTCCCATTGCTTTTGTCACTATTGGAGAGAAAGATTACAAGGATCCTAGAACTCTAGAG AATATTGTGAACCTGCTTACTGAAACCAAGAAGGACAAGTTCATTGATAAATACATTGACAACTGTTGGTTGCAAGCATTGAAACAGACTCCATTTTACAACAATACTGATGATGATGTTTTCTTTGATGGCCTGAACCGATTTCTTTTCTATCGACCTGGTTTCAGAAATGACATTGTTTTTGGGGAGGACAATAAGTCTATTATAGCCTCACGCTGTCATGCTTATTCATTGAAG ATCACTGACTCCAATGATCAGGCCAGTTTGATGACTAGAATGAGAGATCTGGCTGATTCTTCCTCAGCAAATGTATTTGCCTATCACCCAGCCTTTGTCTACTTTGAGCAGTATCTGTCCATCATGTCCAGCACATTACAAACTGTTGGGGTGACTCTAGCAG TGATGTTCGTGGTGACCTGCGTCTTCATTCCGCAACCAATGATTGTGGTCATTGTTATGGTCCAGGTGGTCATGATAGTCACTGGAATATTTGGCTTCATGGCCCACTGGGGTCTGACCCTCAGCTCTGTCACCATGATCCACCTCATCATGAGTGTTGGCTTCTCAGTGGACTTTTG TGCTCACGTCTGCACAGCTTATATTGTATCAGAAGAGAAATCTCGAGAAGATCGTGCCAGGGATGCCATAGTTCATGCATCAGGCCCAATCTTCAATGGAGGTGTCTCATCCATACTTGGAGTTGTCATGCTCTACTTCACCGAGTCCTACATTTTCCagtctttctttaaaatcaTGGTGCTAGTCATTGGTTTTGGAGTCCTCCATGCTGTGTTCCTCATCCCTGTGGTCCTGGCCTACTTTGGGCCCAGCACTTATGTAGACCTTGAAGACAGAATGTCACAGTCACCTACCAGTAATTCAGTCAATCCACAGGATGCTCTTAATGATCACAATCAAGCATCAATTAAAGGAAGCGCTGCATCATCAGTAGtttctaataagaaaaaaaaaaattcaacagcTTCAAGTAAACTGAgtaataaagaaattaatttacaaGATTTCCTGCCTGATAATCACTCTGAG aaatctGGCTTATGA
- the LOC106064967 gene encoding patched domain-containing protein 3-like isoform X3, which translates to MPMTINNVEILSYKDLNDKEAEMTYSQEPVPLLTKDVPLVQYKCEERRDEFTMKCLWNCHRFFLRCFYHYGYFLASHPAWFLILPIVMCTVLAVGFIKYSPERDVEVLYAPINSRAVQDRQKVMDTFPDLSATNYQAFSLNKLLSQGVVIFKSRNDMSILTPEVLQELEAFRDDVMALRVLNDKYNFTFEEVCLRRANQANCVFEGDILLAPYFKLSLRDGNVTYPLWRFGNQGLDLSLYISNVNLTHNVFLKSAGSVKLTFPLRQDTPEMKAMSSAWEAKFLEFMKEANYSSLEAAFSTSQSLNIELDKGTKGDILYFSLTFTLMITYACLVSAGGDCISTRAFLASAGVFAAGVGIMGAFGLITYAGVSFVNIVGVMPFLTLGIGVDDMFLLMGTWSETTAVKGLTIPERIGLVFKKAGVGITITSLTDCLAFAVGSMSVFKSVQNFCIYTGAGVLLCYICNATFFAACLTYHGRRVYSGLHTVTCKKVESRATLKNEGNGCVYAYMCGGSIPEGPNDDQSVCEKAPKFLLTNFVLFKPIRIIILIFFAIYLGVSIWGCTKLEQGLELKHLVLESSYFHKFQVWDTEEFGSKLPIAFVTIGEKDYKDPRTLENIVNLLTETKKDKFIDKYIDNCWLQALKQTPFYNNTDDDVFFDGLNRFLFYRPGFRNDIVFGEDNKSIIASRCHAYSLKITDSNDQASLMTRMRDLADSSSANVFAYHPAFVYFEQYLSIMSSTLQTVGVTLAVMFVVTCVFIPQPMIVVIVMVQVVMIVTGIFGFMAHWGLTLSSVTMIHLIMSVGFSVDFCAHVCTAYIVSEEKSREDRARDAIVHASGPIFNGGVSSILGVVMLYFTESYIFQSFFKIMVLVIGFGVLHAVFLIPVVLAYFGPSTYVDLEDRMSQSPTSNSVNPQDALNDHNQASIKGSAASSVVSNKKKKNSTASSKLSNKEINLQDFLPDNHSEMI; encoded by the exons AATTCACCATGAAATGTCTCTGGAATTGTCACCGGTTCTTCCTGAGGTGCTTCTACCACTATGGCTACTTCCTTGCCAGCCATCCAGCTTGGTTTTTGATCTTGCCAATCGTCATGTGCACCGTCCTAGCCGTGGGGTTTATAAAGTATAGCCCAGAACGAGATGTAG AAGTTTTGTACGCACCAATCAACTCAAGGGCTGTACAAGATCGGCAAAAAGTAATGGACACATTCCCTGACCTCTCGGCTACCAACTATCAGGCATTCAGTCTTAACAAACTTTTGTCTCAAGGTGTCGTCATATTTAAAAGTAGAAATGATATGTCTATACTGACTCCAGAAGTACTGCAAGAACTTGAA GCTTTCCGAGATGATGTCATGGCACTCAGAGTGCTCAatgataaatataattttacatttgaaGAAGTTTGTTTACGCAGAGCCAATCAGGCAAACTGTGTGTTTGAAGGAGACATTTTGTTAGCTCCATATTTCAA ATTGTCATTGAGGGATGGCAATGTGACGTATCCATTGTGGAGGTTTGGCAATCAGGGCTTGGACTTAAGTTTGTACATCAGCAATGTCAACCTAACCCACAATGTTTTCCTGAAATCTGCTGGCAGTGTAAAGCTTACATTTCCCCTGAGGCAGGACACGCCAGAGATGAAAGCCATGTCATCAGCCTGGGAGGCCAAATTTTTAGAGTTCATGAAAGAGGCTAATTATTCCAGTCTAGAG GCTGCCTTCTCCACATCTCAATCTCTCAATATAGAGTTAGACAAAGGAACTAAAGGAGACATTTTATACTTTTCCTTGACCTTCACCTTGATGATAACTTATGCCTGTTTAGTCAGTGCAG gtGGTGACTGTATTTCTACCAGAGCTTTTCTCGCTAGTGCAGGAGTTTTTGCTGCTGGTGTTGGAATTATGGGAGCTTTTGGTTTGATAACATACGCTGGTGTTAGTTTTGTCAATATAGTTGGAGTGATGCCATTTTTAACACTTG GCATAGGTGTGGATGATATGTTTCTGTTAATGGGGACATGGAGTGAAACTACAGCAGTCAAAGGCTTAACAATCCCAGAGAGAATTGGACTTGTTTTCAAAAAGGCTGGTGTTGGAATTACCATAACATCAT TGACTGACTGTCTGGCATTTGCCGTTGGCTCCATGAGTGTCTTCAAGAGTGTGCAGAACTTTTGTATCTACACAG GTGCTGGTGTGCTTCTTTGTTACATTTGTAATGCCACCTTTTTTGCTGCATGTCTGACATATCATGGGCGACGGGTCTATTCTGGCCTGCACACTGTAACCTGTAAGAAAGTGGAGTCAAGGGCTACGCTGAAAAATGAAGGTAATGGATGTGTCTATGCCTACATGTGTGGAGGGTCCATACCTGAGGGACCTAATGATGACCAAAGTGTATGTGAAAAAGCGCCAAAGTTTTTACTTACCAA TTTTGTCTTGTTCAAGCCAATTCGAATTATTATCCTGATTTTCTTTGCTATATACTTGGGTGTGTCAATTTGGGGCTGCACTAAGCTAGAGCAGGGCCTGGAACTCAAGCACCTTGTTTTGGAATCTTCCTATTTTCATAAGTTCCAG GTATGGGATACAGAAGAATTTGGTTCAAAACTTCCCATTGCTTTTGTCACTATTGGAGAGAAAGATTACAAGGATCCTAGAACTCTAGAG AATATTGTGAACCTGCTTACTGAAACCAAGAAGGACAAGTTCATTGATAAATACATTGACAACTGTTGGTTGCAAGCATTGAAACAGACTCCATTTTACAACAATACTGATGATGATGTTTTCTTTGATGGCCTGAACCGATTTCTTTTCTATCGACCTGGTTTCAGAAATGACATTGTTTTTGGGGAGGACAATAAGTCTATTATAGCCTCACGCTGTCATGCTTATTCATTGAAG ATCACTGACTCCAATGATCAGGCCAGTTTGATGACTAGAATGAGAGATCTGGCTGATTCTTCCTCAGCAAATGTATTTGCCTATCACCCAGCCTTTGTCTACTTTGAGCAGTATCTGTCCATCATGTCCAGCACATTACAAACTGTTGGGGTGACTCTAGCAG TGATGTTCGTGGTGACCTGCGTCTTCATTCCGCAACCAATGATTGTGGTCATTGTTATGGTCCAGGTGGTCATGATAGTCACTGGAATATTTGGCTTCATGGCCCACTGGGGTCTGACCCTCAGCTCTGTCACCATGATCCACCTCATCATGAGTGTTGGCTTCTCAGTGGACTTTTG TGCTCACGTCTGCACAGCTTATATTGTATCAGAAGAGAAATCTCGAGAAGATCGTGCCAGGGATGCCATAGTTCATGCATCAGGCCCAATCTTCAATGGAGGTGTCTCATCCATACTTGGAGTTGTCATGCTCTACTTCACCGAGTCCTACATTTTCCagtctttctttaaaatcaTGGTGCTAGTCATTGGTTTTGGAGTCCTCCATGCTGTGTTCCTCATCCCTGTGGTCCTGGCCTACTTTGGGCCCAGCACTTATGTAGACCTTGAAGACAGAATGTCACAGTCACCTACCAGTAATTCAGTCAATCCACAGGATGCTCTTAATGATCACAATCAAGCATCAATTAAAGGAAGCGCTGCATCATCAGTAGtttctaataagaaaaaaaaaaattcaacagcTTCAAGTAAACTGAgtaataaagaaattaatttacaaGATTTCCTGCCTGATAATCACTCTGAG ATGATTTAA
- the LOC106064967 gene encoding patched domain-containing protein 3-like isoform X1, which translates to MPMTINNVEILSYKDLNDKEAEMTYSQEPVPLLTKDVPLVQYKCEERRDEFTMKCLWNCHRFFLRCFYHYGYFLASHPAWFLILPIVMCTVLAVGFIKYSPERDVEVLYAPINSRAVQDRQKVMDTFPDLSATNYQAFSLNKLLSQGVVIFKSRNDMSILTPEVLQELEAFRDDVMALRVLNDKYNFTFEEVCLRRANQANCVFEGDILLAPYFKLSLRDGNVTYPLWRFGNQGLDLSLYISNVNLTHNVFLKSAGSVKLTFPLRQDTPEMKAMSSAWEAKFLEFMKEANYSSLEAAFSTSQSLNIELDKGTKGDILYFSLTFTLMITYACLVSAGGDCISTRAFLASAGVFAAGVGIMGAFGLITYAGVSFVNIVGVMPFLTLGIGVDDMFLLMGTWSETTAVKGLTIPERIGLVFKKAGVGITITSLTDCLAFAVGSMSVFKSVQNFCIYTGAGVLLCYICNATFFAACLTYHGRRVYSGLHTVTCKKVESRATLKNEGNGCVYAYMCGGSIPEGPNDDQSVCEKAPKFLLTNFVLFKPIRIIILIFFAIYLGVSIWGCTKLEQGLELKHLVLESSYFHKFQVWDTEEFGSKLPIAFVTIGEKDYKDPRTLENIVNLLTETKKDKFIDKYIDNCWLQALKQTPFYNNTDDDVFFDGLNRFLFYRPGFRNDIVFGEDNKSIIASRCHAYSLKITDSNDQASLMTRMRDLADSSSANVFAYHPAFVYFEQYLSIMSSTLQTVGVTLAVMFVVTCVFIPQPMIVVIVMVQVVMIVTGIFGFMAHWGLTLSSVTMIHLIMSVGFSVDFCAHVCTAYIVSEEKSREDRARDAIVHASGPIFNGGVSSILGVVMLYFTESYIFQSFFKIMVLVIGFGVLHAVFLIPVVLAYFGPSTYVDLEDRMSQSPTSNSVNPQDALNDHNQASIKGSAASSVVSNKKKKNSTASSKLSNKEINLQDFLPDNHSEVSSFHSKSQD; encoded by the exons AATTCACCATGAAATGTCTCTGGAATTGTCACCGGTTCTTCCTGAGGTGCTTCTACCACTATGGCTACTTCCTTGCCAGCCATCCAGCTTGGTTTTTGATCTTGCCAATCGTCATGTGCACCGTCCTAGCCGTGGGGTTTATAAAGTATAGCCCAGAACGAGATGTAG AAGTTTTGTACGCACCAATCAACTCAAGGGCTGTACAAGATCGGCAAAAAGTAATGGACACATTCCCTGACCTCTCGGCTACCAACTATCAGGCATTCAGTCTTAACAAACTTTTGTCTCAAGGTGTCGTCATATTTAAAAGTAGAAATGATATGTCTATACTGACTCCAGAAGTACTGCAAGAACTTGAA GCTTTCCGAGATGATGTCATGGCACTCAGAGTGCTCAatgataaatataattttacatttgaaGAAGTTTGTTTACGCAGAGCCAATCAGGCAAACTGTGTGTTTGAAGGAGACATTTTGTTAGCTCCATATTTCAA ATTGTCATTGAGGGATGGCAATGTGACGTATCCATTGTGGAGGTTTGGCAATCAGGGCTTGGACTTAAGTTTGTACATCAGCAATGTCAACCTAACCCACAATGTTTTCCTGAAATCTGCTGGCAGTGTAAAGCTTACATTTCCCCTGAGGCAGGACACGCCAGAGATGAAAGCCATGTCATCAGCCTGGGAGGCCAAATTTTTAGAGTTCATGAAAGAGGCTAATTATTCCAGTCTAGAG GCTGCCTTCTCCACATCTCAATCTCTCAATATAGAGTTAGACAAAGGAACTAAAGGAGACATTTTATACTTTTCCTTGACCTTCACCTTGATGATAACTTATGCCTGTTTAGTCAGTGCAG gtGGTGACTGTATTTCTACCAGAGCTTTTCTCGCTAGTGCAGGAGTTTTTGCTGCTGGTGTTGGAATTATGGGAGCTTTTGGTTTGATAACATACGCTGGTGTTAGTTTTGTCAATATAGTTGGAGTGATGCCATTTTTAACACTTG GCATAGGTGTGGATGATATGTTTCTGTTAATGGGGACATGGAGTGAAACTACAGCAGTCAAAGGCTTAACAATCCCAGAGAGAATTGGACTTGTTTTCAAAAAGGCTGGTGTTGGAATTACCATAACATCAT TGACTGACTGTCTGGCATTTGCCGTTGGCTCCATGAGTGTCTTCAAGAGTGTGCAGAACTTTTGTATCTACACAG GTGCTGGTGTGCTTCTTTGTTACATTTGTAATGCCACCTTTTTTGCTGCATGTCTGACATATCATGGGCGACGGGTCTATTCTGGCCTGCACACTGTAACCTGTAAGAAAGTGGAGTCAAGGGCTACGCTGAAAAATGAAGGTAATGGATGTGTCTATGCCTACATGTGTGGAGGGTCCATACCTGAGGGACCTAATGATGACCAAAGTGTATGTGAAAAAGCGCCAAAGTTTTTACTTACCAA TTTTGTCTTGTTCAAGCCAATTCGAATTATTATCCTGATTTTCTTTGCTATATACTTGGGTGTGTCAATTTGGGGCTGCACTAAGCTAGAGCAGGGCCTGGAACTCAAGCACCTTGTTTTGGAATCTTCCTATTTTCATAAGTTCCAG GTATGGGATACAGAAGAATTTGGTTCAAAACTTCCCATTGCTTTTGTCACTATTGGAGAGAAAGATTACAAGGATCCTAGAACTCTAGAG AATATTGTGAACCTGCTTACTGAAACCAAGAAGGACAAGTTCATTGATAAATACATTGACAACTGTTGGTTGCAAGCATTGAAACAGACTCCATTTTACAACAATACTGATGATGATGTTTTCTTTGATGGCCTGAACCGATTTCTTTTCTATCGACCTGGTTTCAGAAATGACATTGTTTTTGGGGAGGACAATAAGTCTATTATAGCCTCACGCTGTCATGCTTATTCATTGAAG ATCACTGACTCCAATGATCAGGCCAGTTTGATGACTAGAATGAGAGATCTGGCTGATTCTTCCTCAGCAAATGTATTTGCCTATCACCCAGCCTTTGTCTACTTTGAGCAGTATCTGTCCATCATGTCCAGCACATTACAAACTGTTGGGGTGACTCTAGCAG TGATGTTCGTGGTGACCTGCGTCTTCATTCCGCAACCAATGATTGTGGTCATTGTTATGGTCCAGGTGGTCATGATAGTCACTGGAATATTTGGCTTCATGGCCCACTGGGGTCTGACCCTCAGCTCTGTCACCATGATCCACCTCATCATGAGTGTTGGCTTCTCAGTGGACTTTTG TGCTCACGTCTGCACAGCTTATATTGTATCAGAAGAGAAATCTCGAGAAGATCGTGCCAGGGATGCCATAGTTCATGCATCAGGCCCAATCTTCAATGGAGGTGTCTCATCCATACTTGGAGTTGTCATGCTCTACTTCACCGAGTCCTACATTTTCCagtctttctttaaaatcaTGGTGCTAGTCATTGGTTTTGGAGTCCTCCATGCTGTGTTCCTCATCCCTGTGGTCCTGGCCTACTTTGGGCCCAGCACTTATGTAGACCTTGAAGACAGAATGTCACAGTCACCTACCAGTAATTCAGTCAATCCACAGGATGCTCTTAATGATCACAATCAAGCATCAATTAAAGGAAGCGCTGCATCATCAGTAGtttctaataagaaaaaaaaaaattcaacagcTTCAAGTAAACTGAgtaataaagaaattaatttacaaGATTTCCTGCCTGATAATCACTCTGAGGTATCTTCATTTCATAGTAAATCACAAGATTAA